The following are encoded in a window of Ignicoccus islandicus DSM 13165 genomic DNA:
- the tuf gene encoding translation elongation factor EF-1 subunit alpha: MSKKEKPHMNLVVIGHVDHGKSTLVGHLLYELGFVDEKTLKMLEEEAKKRGKESFKYAWLLDKLKEERERGVTIDLTFMKFETPKYYFTIIDAPGHRDFIKNMITGASQADAAILVVSARPGEFESGMSAEGQTREHILLAKTMGIDQIIVAVNKMDATEPPWSEKRYNEIVNTLKKFMKSLGFKVDQIPFIPVSAWTGDNIIKRSENMPWYKGPTLVEALDQLQPPSVEKWMKLPLRIPIQDVYTITGVGTVPVGRVETGVLRVGDKVVFMPPGVGGEVRSIEMHHEKIQEARPGDNIGFNVRGVGKGDIKRGDVAGHPDNPPTVADQFTARVFVIWHPSAIAVGYTPVVHAHTASIACRIIELKQKLDPRTGKVVEENPSFLKAGDAAIVTFKPLKPMVIEKFQDIPPLGRFAMRDMGKTVGIGIVTDVKPMKVEIKLKK, translated from the coding sequence ATGAGCAAGAAAGAGAAGCCTCACATGAACTTAGTAGTAATTGGACACGTAGACCACGGCAAGAGCACGCTAGTGGGCCACCTACTATACGAGCTAGGCTTCGTCGATGAAAAGACCTTGAAGATGTTGGAAGAGGAAGCAAAGAAGAGGGGTAAGGAGAGCTTCAAGTATGCTTGGTTGCTAGACAAGCTAAAAGAGGAAAGAGAAAGAGGAGTTACTATCGACCTAACTTTCATGAAGTTCGAGACGCCCAAGTACTACTTTACCATAATTGACGCCCCCGGTCACAGAGACTTCATTAAGAACATGATCACTGGCGCTAGTCAAGCTGACGCTGCAATATTGGTAGTAAGCGCAAGGCCTGGTGAATTCGAAAGCGGTATGAGCGCAGAGGGCCAGACCAGAGAGCACATCTTGCTAGCTAAGACCATGGGTATCGACCAAATAATAGTCGCTGTAAACAAGATGGATGCCACCGAACCACCGTGGAGTGAAAAGAGGTATAACGAGATAGTCAACACCTTGAAGAAGTTCATGAAGAGCTTGGGTTTCAAAGTAGATCAAATTCCATTCATACCTGTCAGTGCATGGACCGGTGACAACATCATTAAGAGAAGCGAAAACATGCCTTGGTACAAGGGACCAACTCTAGTTGAAGCTTTAGATCAACTACAACCACCAAGCGTTGAGAAGTGGATGAAACTACCACTAAGGATACCTATACAAGACGTATACACTATCACGGGTGTTGGTACTGTACCAGTAGGAAGGGTTGAAACTGGTGTCCTAAGAGTAGGAGACAAGGTCGTATTCATGCCACCGGGTGTAGGCGGTGAAGTCAGATCTATCGAAATGCACCACGAGAAGATACAAGAAGCCAGGCCCGGTGACAACATAGGTTTCAACGTCAGAGGTGTTGGTAAGGGTGACATAAAGAGAGGCGATGTCGCTGGCCACCCAGACAACCCGCCTACCGTTGCCGATCAATTCACGGCAAGGGTCTTCGTCATATGGCATCCAAGCGCCATCGCAGTGGGATACACCCCAGTAGTTCACGCTCACACTGCTAGCATTGCATGCAGGATCATTGAGCTAAAGCAAAAGCTAGACCCAAGAACTGGTAAAGTGGTAGAGGAGAATCCGAGCTTCCTCAAAGCCGGTGATGCAGCAATTGTAACCTTCAAGCCACTGAAGCCTATGGTCATAGAGAAGTTCCAAGACATACCACCACTTGGAAGATTCGCAATGAGAGACATGGGTAAGACTGTAGGTATAGGTATTGTAACTGACGTCAAGCCAATGAAAGTTGAAATCAAGTTAAAGAAGTAA
- the cyaB gene encoding class IV adenylate cyclase has product MYEVEIKAKVKDPDVIRRKLLSAKYLGKRIEIDEYFNFDCEGGCCRDFSVTDEAVRLRKSDGKCVLTYKGPRLDPSAKVREEIEVELNSCDAIRQILEKLCLKSVFVVEKTRERWKWEDITIAIDNVKGLGWFIELEKVVSSNEELENAKNELLLKLREIVPDAEVVSKTYLELLIEKISDR; this is encoded by the coding sequence ATGTATGAGGTTGAAATAAAAGCTAAGGTTAAAGATCCTGACGTAATACGTAGAAAGCTCCTTTCGGCGAAGTACTTAGGAAAAAGAATCGAAATAGATGAATATTTTAATTTTGACTGCGAGGGAGGATGTTGTCGAGACTTCTCTGTAACTGATGAAGCAGTAAGACTGAGAAAAAGTGATGGGAAATGCGTGTTAACGTATAAAGGACCCAGACTCGATCCGAGCGCAAAGGTTAGGGAAGAGATTGAAGTTGAATTAAATAGTTGCGATGCAATTCGCCAGATATTAGAAAAACTTTGTTTGAAATCCGTCTTCGTAGTTGAAAAAACTAGAGAAAGGTGGAAATGGGAGGATATAACAATAGCAATAGATAACGTTAAGGGGTTAGGTTGGTTTATTGAGTTAGAAAAAGTTGTTTCTAGTAATGAGGAATTGGAGAATGCAAAAAATGAACTTCTTTTGAAACTACGGGAGATAGTGCCCGATGCGGAAGTGGTAAGTAAAACGTACCTCGAGTTACTTATAGAGAAAATCAGTGATCGCTGA